In Streptomyces sp. Li-HN-5-11, the sequence GTGCACATCTCGCCCTGGTTGAAGAAGATGCCCCAGGCCGCGGTCGCCGCGGCCTTCTCCAGGTCGGGGGCGTCGGGCAGCACGATGTTCGGCGACTTGCCTCCGAGTTCGAGCCAGACGCGCTTGAGGTTGGAGTCTGCGGCGTAGCGCAGGAAGTGCCGGCCGACGGCGGTGGAGCCGGTGAAGGCCAGGACATCGACGTCGGGGTGAAGGCCGAGCGCCCGCCCGGCCACCGGCCCGTCACCGGTCACGACATTGAGGACGCCCGGCGGCAGTCCGGCGTCGGTGGCGGCGCGGCCGAGCAGGAGGGCGGACAGCGGAGAGGACTCCGACGGCTTCAGGACGACCGTGCAGCCGGCGGCGAGCGCGGGAGCGACTTTCCAACTCGCCAGGGTGAGGGGGAAGTTCCATGGCACAACGGCTCCGACGACACCGGTCGGCTCTCGGGTGATGAGAGCGAGCGCGTCCGGTGCGGTGTGCGGGGACTCGTCGGTGAGCTTGTCGGCGAGCTGCCCGTACCAGCGGAAGGTGTTGATCGCGGCGCGCAGCTCGATGGCGTACGCGTCCGTGATCGGTTTGCCCATCTCCAGGCTTACGGTCAGTGCCAGTTCCTCGCGCCGTTCCTCCAGCAGCTCGGCGATCCGCAGCAGGATCCGGCCGCGCTCGGCGGGCGCCAGGTGCGGCCACGGCCCTGTGTCGAAGGCGCGGCGCGCCGCCGCGACGGCGAGATCGACCTCCGCCTCCCCCGCGTCGGCGACCTGGACCAGGGTCTGGCCGTCGCGCGGGGAGATCACGGCGAATGATCCACCGTCACCGGCTTCGCTCCTGCCGTCGATGTGGTGCTGCGTGGGCAGGTCGAGTTCCTTGGCGCGGCGCAGCAGTTCCTCGTGGGTGGCGTTCAGCACGCGCTCTCCCTCTCCGTCTCATCCGTTTCGTTTGGCGAAAACAACTCATGCGCTCCGGCACAAGGCCGGATACGGCCGGGCGCAGGCTCCGGCCGTATCGGTGAGGCATCACGGTGTTCAGTCGGTGGTCTTCGCCCGGGACCGCGTCAGCCGGGCGGCGACGACGCCGAGGACCAGCACCGCCGGAACGGTGATCTGGAGCCATATGGCCGTCGTCCGGTCACCGCCGATCAGCGTCGTGAAGTTGGCGATGATGAGCCAGATGGCACCCGCGATGCCGAGGGCGCCCAGGACGGGGGCGATCAGCGTGTTCCAGGGGCGGGTGTCGGCGCGCGAGCGGCGGAAGAACACGACGATCGAGGCCGAGGTCAGGAAGTACAGCAGCATGACACCGAGGACGGCGACTCCGCTGAACCAGGAGAAGAGGGTCAGCACCGGGTCCTTGCCGAGAATCGCGAAGGGCATCACCAGCAGGACGGAGATCACGGTCTGCACCGTGCCCGCGACCCAGGGCGAGTGGCGCCGGTTGATGGCGGTCAGCCCGTGGGGCAGCAGACCCTCCCGGCCGAGGGAGAACAGGTAGCGGTTGGCGGAGTTGTGGAAGGCCAGGATGCCCGCGAAGAGGGAGGTGGCCAGCAGGATCGGCAGCACGTCGTTCGCCCAGCCGCCGAACAGGGCGGCGATCGGGGCGAAGACGAAGCTTGTCGCGTCGCCGCTCTGCAGCGCCTTGCCCGCATCGCCCGTCACCCGGGACGCGCC encodes:
- a CDS encoding aldehyde dehydrogenase, with amino-acid sequence MLNATHEELLRRAKELDLPTQHHIDGRSEAGDGGSFAVISPRDGQTLVQVADAGEAEVDLAVAAARRAFDTGPWPHLAPAERGRILLRIAELLEERREELALTVSLEMGKPITDAYAIELRAAINTFRWYGQLADKLTDESPHTAPDALALITREPTGVVGAVVPWNFPLTLASWKVAPALAAGCTVVLKPSESSPLSALLLGRAATDAGLPPGVLNVVTGDGPVAGRALGLHPDVDVLAFTGSTAVGRHFLRYAADSNLKRVWLELGGKSPNIVLPDAPDLEKAAATAAWGIFFNQGEMCTAPSRLLVHSSIAEQVTEAVVARARELRVGDPLDPATEMGALVGDSHLGRVLGHVASGLDEGARLRVGGGRTLAETGGSYLRPTVFDRVDPGMRLAREEIFGPVLSVLAFDDLDEAVRLANATEYGLAAGLWTSDLSTAHKVSRALKAGTVWVNCYEEGDLTVPFGGMKQSGNGRDKSAHAIEKYTELKTTWIQL